Sequence from the Bos indicus x Bos taurus breed Angus x Brahman F1 hybrid chromosome 16, Bos_hybrid_MaternalHap_v2.0, whole genome shotgun sequence genome:
CTGCCCATCCCCGGTACCACAGCCCCTCTATGCAGGGAGGGCTTGGTACTCACCCCTCCTtctgcccaccaggcccttcaTGCCCAACTTGGTGCCGCCCAAGATCCCTGATGGAGAGAGGGTGGACTTCGATGTGAGTGCCAGCTCAAGGAGGGCAGCCCCCGCCCCACTCAAGACctcagccccccgcccccacaccccGCCACGCTTGGGGGAGGACACGGGGGGAGGGGCACCGTGTCCGACACCACCCTGAGCTCAGCCCCAGTTGGTCCCACGACCCCAAGGCTTCGCTCCTGCCCTGCGGGCGGGGTCGCCTCTGAgtgccgccccccgccccccaccccaggacatACACCGGAAGCGCATGGAGAAGGACCTCAACGAGCTGCAGACACTGATCGAGGCGCATTTCGAGAACcgcaagaaggaggaggaggagctggtctCCCTCAAAGACAGGATCGTGGGTGTCGTGCCCTCTGGGCGTCTGGGAGGAGGTCCAGAAGGAGCCCCCAGGGCCCCGCCCCGtgctctcttcccttccccaccccccagggcAGAGCGGAGTTGGCATCTCAGCTCCCACCTCCCGCACCCTGGGCACAACCCCGCCCCAGTGATGAAGGGCAGATGCCGTGACCCTGAGCCTGGATTCTCTCTCCACGCTCtagcccctcctccccgccccgctCCTGCTCCACAGGGCTTGGCCCCCACCTCCCTGCACAGAGTGGTGTCCACaccggcgggggcggggccggcgggcACTCAGGGGCCGCGGCGAAGGCCGTCGGGCCCTCTCCGGGGGCTGAGGTCCGTCCCGAGTGACCGCAGCCTTGCGTCCTCCCCGCAGGAGAAGCGGCGGGCAGAACGCGCGGAGCAGCAGCGCATCCGCGCGGAGCGCGAGAAGGAGCGGCAGACGCGCCTGGCGGTGAGTGGCCGCTGGCCTCCGTCCGCGGGGCCCAGGGTCGCTGTCCCGGCTCTGacagcagaggagacagagatgcCCAGAGTGTCTAAGGAGACGCCCCATCCCTCCGCAGCGCGCCCCCGGGAGCCGAGCCCGCATCCCCCTCCTGCGCAGTTGTGGGTGGGCCCCCACGGCAGGGCCTCCTGTCCTGGAGAGTAGCAGGCCCTTGGGAGCTGGAGCCCATCTGTTCAGCCCCTCTTCTCCCATCGGGCACCGCCAGCGCCAGACATGTGCCGGGTGCGCCCTCAGTGCTGGCCCAGACTCAGGGCGTCTGGCCCCCAGCGTAACCCATTCTCTCCCCGCGGGAACCAGGAGGAGCGAGCCCGccgagaggaggaggagagccgCAGGAAGGCGGAGGACGAGGCGCGCAAGAAGAAGGCTCTGTCCAACATGATGCACTTCGGAGGCTACATCCAGAAGGTGGGGCCTCCGGCTCCTCCTGTTGAGGGGGTCTCGGGAGAGAAATGCCCAGCCACTGCTGGGAGACCGCGTTCTCACACCCAGACCCCGAGCTGGCTCTCCCTGGCTGGCTTTCCCTGGGAAGAGCTGCCGGGCTGGGGGCTCCAGAGCACCAGCGCTCTTCCCGGGTGGCTGGTGCAGCCGGCAGGCCCGAAGCGCCATCTCAGGTCTGCCTGGTGTGGCCTCCTGCAGCCTGGAGGCTGTCTCTCCATTTGTAGGATGGCATTAATGGTGCCGTCTGCCTGCTCTGAGATGGTCAGACGAGCTACCCTGGAAAGCAGCTGAGTGCTGCCTGGATGCAGGCTGGTTTCCTCCTAGGACCCATCACAGGGCCTAGTGTGGTGCCCCCTGTTCTTggagtgggggggagggggagcagaaGTCTCTGCGCTGTGGACCCGGCCATCCCCCGGGCCCTGCCTCCTGGTGACCCTCAAGCAGGGCCTGCTGGCAGtcggccctgcccccagcccgcACACGGGTCCAGCAGCGGGCTCCCCAAGGCAGCTGACGCCTCTCCTTCGTGTCTCCACTCTTCCTGTCCCTCCCTCTGTCTGTTGCCTCTCCTGTCTTTCTCTGGGGCTCTTCTCCCGCTGTCCTGCTGTGCAGGCCCAGGTAGGTTCTGGTCCTCAggtccttcccctctcctttgGGGAGCCTGGGGAGGGCAAGGTGCTGGGCTGGAAGGCGGGGAGGCTGGGTGTTGCTGGCCTGGGTGTGCAGCAGGGAGGTGAGCAGCAGCCGTGCTGCAGGCAGGCCTGTCTCCCTGCCGGGCCTGGGGGTGCAGGGAGGGCAGGGCTTCTCTAGCCCCTCCCCCGCTTCTTACTCTCTCCAGACAGAGCGTAAAAGTGGGAAGAGACAGACCGAGcgggagaagaagaagaagattctGGCCGAGCGGAGGAAGGTGCTGGCCATCGACCACCTGAACGAAGACCAGCTGAGGTGGGCTGCCTGCGGGGCTGCACCTCTGGAGGGCGTCCCGCCTCGCATCACCGGGTGCTGCTGCCCCACTTTCCCGCGGGGGCTTCGGGGGGCTGGCCTGGGCCTTCTTGGCAGGCAGCGCTTGGTTCCCTCTCCTTCCCGCTGGGGCTCCCCAGCTCCATGTCCTAAGGCTTTGTCCTGGCAGCGCTGGcatccgcctgcagtgctgggCACTGCCCAGGCCAAGCCAGGGTGCAGGGCCTGGGGGCgaaggagggcagggctggggggtcAGGATCTAGATGCAGGCAGGTGGGGACCTTCTTACTGCTCACCTCTCTTGCTGGCCTGTGCAGGGAGAAGGCCAAGGAGCTGTGGCAGAACATCTACGACCTGGAGGCGGAGAAGTTCGACCTGCAAGAGAAGTTCAAGCAGCAGAAATACGAGGTAAGCGGCTGCTGCCCGCACCCCTGCTGGTGGCCTCTGTCCCCCCACAACCCCTGGGGCCTGTCTGGTGGTGCTCCCCACCCTTGTCGGGGCTGGTGCTCCTGGAGCCTGAGGGTCACTGGGGCTGAGCAGACACTTCCTGGGGTCCCGGCCCTGAGGGCCCCCACTTCTGGCCTGAGGAAGCAGCTCAGCGCCCTGAGTCCACCGGGAGGACCATTGCACAGGCCAGGCCTCCTGTGGAGTCGGGGGCTCACCAGCGATTCGGCCCCTTCGCTCCCCCACGCTCACTTGGGGCCCAGTGTGGGTCCTGGGAGAGGCAGTGTGGTCCCCGCCACGCAGATGCCAGGCAGGAGGACGGCTtgccccccagccccgcccacctCCCCAGGCCACCTGGGCCCCCTCGCGGGGGGTGCCTGAGCTACTCTTCCCACCGTTTCTTTCAGATCAATGTTCTCCGAAACAGGATCAATGACAACCAGAAAGTGTGAGTGTCTGACTCCAGCTTCCACCCCCACCCATGGTCTCCCggcccctccccactcctgtgGTCAGGCCCCTGCCCTCCACGAGGCTGCTTCGGGCTGAGCCTCTGCAGGCAGCTCAGTGTGCCCCTGCCCCCATCGGCCCTCAGCACCCCCACAACCCCTGGAAGCTCCCTCCACCACTGCCGCCCCCGTCCACCCCGTCCCCCCTGACTGGGTCCTGCTTCCTGCAGCTCCAAGACTCGAGGGAAGGCCAAGGTCACGGGGCGCTGGAAGTAGAATGGCGCCTCCTTCTCCAGGACCTACTCCTCACCAGCTGCTCCTGACCTACCTTCTCCTGCTCCGCACTGTCCACACCCTGCACAGCCACCCCCTCCACCCTGTCCCCCGCCGCAGACTGGCTGGAAGCCACACTCGTgccgctccccacccccatcataATAAAAGCACCGTGCCCCCGCTGCACTCCTGTCTGTTCTCTTCAGGGGGAGGGGGCCCGTAGGGCACCCGGCCCCCAGGGGCTGCGCAGAGCTCCCGTTGAGGCAGTGGTTTCTGAGCTGAGCCCTCGGGGCGGGGCTTCTGCTTCCACTTCTGTGTCAGGGTTGCCACCGCACACCCGGGCACGCTGGCACTGGTCCACAGAGCTGTGTCCGTCAGTGACCAGTTCTGTTTCCGGCTCAGCCAGGGGTTTGTCCCTTAGGTCTGGTCTGCTGGAGTTTGCAGCTCCATGACCTGTGGGTGCAGCATTAAACGGGAGTGCTGTGCTGGATTCAGGGCTGGAGTGACTTGAAGTCTCAGGGGGGATTGTCGGGGAGAACGGCTTGGCACTTTCCTGAAGGCAGCCCGCAGCCCCCTTTTTGTTGCAGCAAAGGGAGGACATGATGAGGCGCACACAGTGGGGATTGCCCCACGGTGCACCTCTCAGCGTCCTGAAGTGTGCCACCAGTAGCTGCCACAGCTCACAGACGAGGAGACCGGCCCTTGGCAGGCTGTTCTAGTTGTTCTGAGAAGTAGGCGGCAGGTTGGGGGACACTCCCCAGGGTTTGGATTAGCACCCCAAGGCTTATCTTGTGTATCATGGACATACAGTTTGAAGGGTTTCTTTAGGTCTGGTAGTCCAAAGCTGGAGCTGACCTTTTTATTGTCTCAAAGGCTGTTTGGCCCTCTTTACTCCAAGTAAGAGGCTCAAGGTCATGTCCCTTCAGtgtctcaggggcttccctgtgaGCCCATAATTTGGGATCCAAATCAGATAAAACTCTGCCATTCCCAGAAAACCTTGCAGTTGTCTGCAGATCTTCGGTGCTCCCAAACCTGCAGGCGCTTGCTTTCCATCAGGCAAGAGGTCCAGTTGTCCTTGGGAGAGGACAAAGTCCAGATATGTGACTTGTTTGCATATCTGGGCTTTTTCCTGGGGACCTTATATCCACATTTGGCCAAAGAGTTCAGGGTCCTGATAGTATTCTCTAGACACTTGTGATACGTAGGGCTTGCCATGAGCATGTCATCCAGGCTCCATGTCATCTTGCTCCATCCAAAGAGCAAAAGCCCTTCATCCAACATTAAGTCTCTGAGGTCTCTAGCCAGCGTTTCCCCAAACGAGGTAGGGGGTTTGAACACTTGCGGCAGGACTCTCCAACAGCGGTGTTGGATTCGCTGTGTTTCCAGGTCCTGCCATTCAAAGGCAAAGAGCAGCTGCAATTCCTCTGCAACAGGAGTGCAGAGGAAAGCATCCTTCACATCCAGGACTGAGAACCAACTGTGTTCTCTGGGAACAGTTGTGAGCAGAGCGTGTGGATTAGGCCCCACAGGGTGTAAGTCGTGGACTACTTCATTAATAGCCCTCAAGTCCTGAACAAGACAATACTGTCCTGAGTTTGGTTTTTTACGGGGAGGACAGGGGTGTTATATGGAGACCTGCAAGGTCTGATCAgtcctgattttaaaaacttctccAGAACTGACTGGATTCTTTGGGGCATCTTGTCTCAGGGGATATTGTTTTAAATTAGGTGTTCCAGCATCATTTTTAGTGGGATTTATATTGgtctttgttcgcagtgatgcttcctaaggcccacttgacttcacattccaggatgtctggctctaggtgtgtgatcacatcatcgtgattatctgggtcgtgaagatcttttttgtacattcttctgtgtattcttgccacctcttcttaatatcttctgcttctgttaggtctataccatttatgtcctttatcaagcccatctttgcatgaaatgttcctttggtatctctgattttcttgaagagatctctagtctttcccattctgttgttttcctctatttctttgcactgatcgctgaagaaggcttttttatctcttcttgctattctttggaactctgcattcagatgcttatatctttccttttctcctttgtttttcgcttctcttcttttcacagctatttgtaaggcctcctcagacagccattttgcttttttgcatttcttttccatggggatggtcttgatccctgtctcctgtacaatgtcacgaacctcattccatagttcatcaggcactcgatctatcagatctaggcccttaaatctatttctcacttccactgtataatcataagggatttgatttaggtcatacctgaatggtctagtggttttccttactttcttcaatttcagtctgaatttggcaataaggagttcatgatctgagccacagtcagctcctggtcttgtttttgctgactgtatagagcttctccatctttggctgcaaagaatataatcaatctgatttcggtgttgaccatctggtgatgtccatgtatagagtcttctcttgtgttgttggaagagggtgtttgttatgaccagtacattttcttggcaaaactctattagtctttgccctgcttcattccgtattccaaggccaaaattgcctgttactccagttgtttcttgacttcctacttttgcattccagtcccctataatgaaaaggacatcttttttgggtgttagttctaaaaggtcttgtaggtcttcatagaagtgttcaacttcagcttcttcagcattactggttggggcatagacttggattactgtgatattgaatggtttgccttggaaacgaacagagatcattgtgtcgtttttgagattgcatccaagtactgcattttggactcttttgttgaccatgatggccactccatttcttctgagggattcctgcccgcagtagtagatataatggtcatctgagttaaattcacccattccagtccatttcagttcgctgtccacaaacaaagctagtggaggtgatggaattccagttgagctattccaaatcctgaaagatgatgctgtgaaagtgctgcactcaatatgccagcaaatttggaaactcagcagtggccacagaactggaaaaggtcagttttcattccaatcccaaagaaaggcaatgccaaagaatgctcaaactaccacacaattgcactcatctcacacgctagtaaagtaatgctcaaaattcttggagaattcaaaattctccaagccaggcttcagcaatatgtgaaccgtgaacttcctgatgttcaagctggttttagaaaaggcagaggaaccagagatcaaactgccaacattgctggattatggaaaaagcaagagagttccagaaaaacatctatttctgctttattgactatgccaaagcctttgactgtgtggatcacaataaactgtggaaaattctgaaacagatgggaataccagaccacctgatctgcctcttgagaaatttgtatgcaggtcaggaagcaacagttagaactggacatggaacaacagactggttccaaataggaaaaggagtttgtcaaggctgtatattgtcaccctgtttatttaacttatatgcagagtacatcatgagaaatgctggactggaagaaacacaagctggaatcaagattgccgggagaaatatccataacctcagatatgcagatgacaccacccttatggcagaaagtgaagaggaactaaaaagcctcttgatgaaagtgaaagaggagagtgaaaaagtgggcttaaagctcaacattcagaaaacgaagatcatggcatccagtcccatcacttcatgggaaatagatggggaaacagtggaaacagtgt
This genomic interval carries:
- the TNNT2 gene encoding troponin T, cardiac muscle isoform X1, whose amino-acid sequence is MSDVEEAVEEYEEQEEAAEEEHEEAVEEEAGGEAEAGEPCTAEDGEEEEGREAEDGPVEEFKPKPRPFMPNLVPPKIPDGERVDFDDIHRKRMEKDLNELQTLIEAHFENRKKEEEELVSLKDRIVGVVPSGRLGGGPEGAPRAPPRALFPSPPPRAERSWHLSSHLPHPGHNPAPVMKGRCRDPEPGFSLHALAPPPRPAPAPQGLAPTSLHRVVSTPAGAGPAGTQGPRRRPSGPLRGLRSVPSDRSLASSPQEKRRAERAEQQRIRAEREKERQTRLAEERARREEEESRRKAEDEARKKKALSNMMHFGGYIQKAQTERKSGKRQTEREKKKKILAERRKVLAIDHLNEDQLREKAKELWQNIYDLEAEKFDLQEKFKQQKYEINVLRNRINDNQKVSKTRGKAKVTGRWK
- the TNNT2 gene encoding troponin T, cardiac muscle isoform X3, which produces MSDVEEAVEEYEEQEEAAEEEHEEAVEEEAGGEAEAGEPCTADGEEEEGREAEDGPVEEFKPKPRPFMPNLVPPKIPDGERVDFDDIHRKRMEKDLNELQTLIEAHFENRKKEEEELVSLKDRIEKRRAERAEQQRIRAEREKERQTRLAEERARREEEESRRKAEDEARKKKALSNMMHFGGYIQKAQTERKSGKRQTEREKKKKILAERRKVLAIDHLNEDQLREKAKELWQNIYDLEAEKFDLQEKFKQQKYEINVLRNRINDNQKVSKTRGKAKVTGRWK
- the TNNT2 gene encoding troponin T, cardiac muscle isoform X2; this translates as MSDVEEAVEEYEEQEEAAEEEHEEAVEEEAGGEAEAGEPCTAEDGEEEEGREAEDGPVEEFKPKPRPFMPNLVPPKIPDGERVDFDDIHRKRMEKDLNELQTLIEAHFENRKKEEEELVSLKDRIEKRRAERAEQQRIRAEREKERQTRLAEERARREEEESRRKAEDEARKKKALSNMMHFGGYIQKAQTERKSGKRQTEREKKKKILAERRKVLAIDHLNEDQLREKAKELWQNIYDLEAEKFDLQEKFKQQKYEINVLRNRINDNQKVSKTRGKAKVTGRWK
- the TNNT2 gene encoding troponin T, cardiac muscle isoform X5, producing MSDVEEAVEEYEEQEEHEEAVEEEAGGEAEAGEPCTAEDGEEEEGREAEDGPVEEFKPKPRPFMPNLVPPKIPDGERVDFDDIHRKRMEKDLNELQTLIEAHFENRKKEEEELVSLKDRIEKRRAERAEQQRIRAEREKERQTRLAEERARREEEESRRKAEDEARKKKALSNMMHFGGYIQKAQTERKSGKRQTEREKKKKILAERRKVLAIDHLNEDQLREKAKELWQNIYDLEAEKFDLQEKFKQQKYEINVLRNRINDNQKVSKTRGKAKVTGRWK
- the TNNT2 gene encoding troponin T, cardiac muscle isoform X6, coding for MSDVEEAVEEYEEQEEHEEAVEEEAGGEAEAGEPCTADGEEEEGREAEDGPVEEFKPKPRPFMPNLVPPKIPDGERVDFDDIHRKRMEKDLNELQTLIEAHFENRKKEEEELVSLKDRIEKRRAERAEQQRIRAEREKERQTRLAEERARREEEESRRKAEDEARKKKALSNMMHFGGYIQKAQTERKSGKRQTEREKKKKILAERRKVLAIDHLNEDQLREKAKELWQNIYDLEAEKFDLQEKFKQQKYEINVLRNRINDNQKVSKTRGKAKVTGRWK
- the TNNT2 gene encoding troponin T, cardiac muscle isoform X4, with translation MSDVEEAVEEYEEQEEAAEEEHEEAVEEEAGGEAEAGEPCTAEDGEEEEGREAEDGPVEEFKPKPRPFMPNLVPPKIPDGERVDFDDIHRKRMEKDLNELQTLIEAHFENRKKEEEELVSLKDRIEKRRAERAEQQRIRAEREKERQTRLAEERARREEEESRRKAEDEARKKKALSNMMHFGGYIQKTERKSGKRQTEREKKKKILAERRKVLAIDHLNEDQLREKAKELWQNIYDLEAEKFDLQEKFKQQKYEINVLRNRINDNQKVSKTRGKAKVTGRWK